The stretch of DNA ctctaagtccaaaatcacccaacggagctaacagaattgacataactccattccggagttgtcttcacacagttccgactacggttcaAAACCTAAGACTTAaccctccatttagggactaagtgtcccaaaacatttcaaaaaccaaaacaaaccatcccagcaagtcacaatagcagaaatagatatgggagaagcagttaatagggggttggggctataactttcaaaacgaccgaccgggtcgttacatcctccctctcttaaaacaatcattcgtcctcgaacgagtatagagacatacttgaagtggtgaaaagatgaggataacggctgcgcatatcctactcggtctcccaagtcgcctcctcgatcaactgtcccctccactgaaccttcatggaagcaatgttctttgacctcagctttctgacctgcctatttaaaatagccactggctcctcaacataagatagatccttgtccaattggactgagcttaaatccaatacatgagatggatcgccacGATACTTTCGGAgtatcgaaacatgaaataccggatgaatccctgctagactgggaggtagggcaagctcataagcaactttCCCAattcgccgcaacacctcaaagggactaATAAACTCGAAGCAAGacctgctctccaaccatgaacgCAACATCACAAACGTTTTGGTCcgtgtaactcttttgtctggactgggctgtgcgaagtcgatcctgaatcaccttaaccttctccaaggcatccaaaactaagtctgtacctaataagctagcctcacctggctcaaaccatcccactggggactgacactgcctaccatacagagccttacACGgtaccatctgaatgctggactaataactgttgttgtaggcaaactttgcaagtggcaagaactggtcccaagcacccccaaaatctatcacacaagcacaaagcatatcctacagtatctgaatagtgcacttggactgtccgtccatctgagggtgaaatgttgtgctcaactcaacccgagtacccaactcctgctgtacaactctccagaaccgtgatgtaaactgtgtacccctgtcagagatgatagataccggtacgccatgaagcctgaagatctcgtggatataaattcgagccaactgctcagaagaataggtagtcatcacaggaatgaaatgagcctaTTTGGTCAgcatatccacaatcacccaaactgcatcaaaccttttctgagtccgtgggagtccaacaacgaaatccatagtgatccactcccatttccactccggaatctctaacttctgaagcaacccacctggccgctgatgctcatactttacctgctggcaatttagacatcgggccacatactctactatgcactttttcattctcctccactagtaatgttatctcaagtcctgatacatctttgcggcacccggatgaatagagtatcgcgaactgtgagcctcatggagaatcaactcacgtaaaccatctacattgggcacacatagcctgccctgcatcctcaatgcaccatcatatccaatagtgacctccttagcatcaccgtgcttggaccgtgtccttaaggacaagcagatgtgggttatcatactgacgctccctgatacgatcataaagagaagaccgagagaccatacaagccaatacttgactcggctcagaaatatcaaatctcaaaactcgaaacatcgtgaatcacaaactacggaagaaaaatctagtgtctctatacatcagagtctaacaaaggaaaaatacagaagataatggacatgagaaagagtagaaggggactccgaggtctgcggacgtggcagatataccttgataGTGCGGTTGATAAGGAGcacttggatctacacacgaaaaatatgtgcagaagagtagcatgagtacaccagaatcggtacctagtaagcgccaagcctaacctcggtagagtagtgacgaggttaggtccgggccctactggaatatgataataaatcaaggcaagaatgaaatatcacagtaaaataaagactgaaagttaacaagaaagaattcatagaaagGTGACAGgtcaatacacagaaatacaacagggtctggaataccgtttcgtagtcacaaagtaaatatgcaagacaggaggatctcccggaataccattccgtaatcccaaagtaaatatgcagtacaaggggatctcccggaataccgttctgtagcccaaagaaaatatgcagtacatggggatctcctagaataccgttccgtagtcccaaagtaaatatgtagctaaacaatagaattcaatagttacgacaCGAAATtttacagttcaacctaagtaccagttaaggaaagacaggtaaattcactaaacatgccgcaagtagttcaagtaaatagatagggcaagtaggcatgctattctaaatctagcaggatactaatcatgctgatgaaactcaaataagaaagaaatcatgTTATTATTTGGTAGAAAAATCGGGTTTTTGCACAATTAGCCCGTGACCTCACGTCCGCGGCACTCATATATCAAAATAGTTCCAAATCGTAAgggtatttcccccacacaaagttaggaaagccacttacctcgagtcaagcttaATCAACCCGTAAGAATGCAtttttcacgaatatccgactccaaatggcccaaatctagccaaaaacaattacatatcataaatacaactataatagactaatctaattaatgaaatcaagattttaataaaacaTATGAAATCCGTCCTAAAACGTCAACCCggacccatgtctcgaaatcgggtaaaagtcacaaaatacaaacacccattcactcacgagtctaaccatataaaaattactcaaatccaaccaccaagcccctttcaaaactcgaaatctttgttcaagaagttattccaattttttcccaatttcaaccccaaaatccgaaattaaatggaggaaacaactataggttaatgaaatacaaccaaaaataagTTAGGAATCGTTGCCCCAAagctttctctgaaaatccctcaaataattaccaattcccgagctcccaagttcaaaaatgaagaaatgaatcaaaccctcaatttttcctcttttctgcccatAAATCTCGCTTCTGTGAACAAGGGCCGCTTATGCGAGCCCACATCTGCGCTCCTCCTCCACTTCTGCGCGTCTATGCGGTATCGGCTGGACATGGccaaaaccgcttctgcggctccatggACGCTTCTGCGGCgctgcacctgcggcccaaagtgcgcaggaGAGATTACATCAGGTTCAGCAGCTCCAGCAATTGCATAAATCCCAAACacaatccgttaagcacccgaaactcacccgaggccccccgggacctcgaccaaacatgccatcataaaacaccatatgattttagtcgagccctcaaatcacatcaaacaacgctaaaatcacaaattatcctccaattcaaacttaaagaacttgaaacttccaaatccgACTACCGATGCTGAaatcaaccaaaccacgtccgattgatcccaaattttgtacacaagttatattcaacattacggacctactccaacttccggaatcggaaaccGATCCCGATATTAAAATTTTCACtactggtcaaaatctccaaaaattcgactttcgccatttcaagcctaaatgagctacagacctccaaaactcGAACAAATAGGGATACTTTTCCTTCATGGCTTCCTCTTGCTCCCATGTAGCTTTCTCAACTAAATGGTTGCTCCACATTACTTTCACCGAAGCAACATCTTTAGTTCGAAGTCTACGAACTTGCATGTCTATTACATCTACAGGGACCTCCTCATATGACAGAGTATCATTAAACTCTCTGTCATGCCTATCAATTACATGACTCGGAtagtgaaaatattttttcatggacacatgaaacactggatgtagTGAAGATAACTCTGGAGGTAAACCTAGACGATACGCCACAAGCCCAATCCTTTCAAGAATTGAATAAGGCCCTATATAACTCGGGCTAAGCTTCCCTTTTCtaccaaacctcataatgcccttcattgGAGACACCTTTAAAAATACATAATCACCTTCTCTAAACTCAAGATCGCGGCGTCTAATATCTGTGTATGACTTTTGTCGGCTTTGAGCTATTTTAAGCTGTTCTTGAATCAGTTTCATCTTTTCCAAGgcatattatactatatttggcCCAATAAGCTTCGTTTCACCTAtctcaaaccaccctataggcgaacgacacctcctcccatatagggcctcgaATGGGGCCATCTGGATACTTtcctgataactattattatatgcgaactcaatcaAAGGAAGAGGATCATCCCAATTTCCTTTAAAATCTAggacacatgctcgtaacatatcttcTAGGGTCTGGATTGTCCTCTAAGATTGCCTGTCTATTTGGGAGTGAAAGGCCGTACTTATATTAACTCGGGTACCAAAACCATCCTGAAAACTCTACCAGAACTGAGCAGTAAATTGAGCACCTCTGTCAGAAATAATGGACATGGGAGAACCATGCAACCTAACAATATCTTTTATTTATAGTGCTGCATACTGGGGTGCCGTGTAGGTGCTTTTGATTGGAAAAAGTGAGTTGACTTAGTGAGTCGGTCTACTATGACCCAAATGGAGTCATGTTTCTTAAAAGTTCGCGGCAAGCCAACTATAAAATCCATATttattcgttcccatttccattctggtatTTCAATGATTTGAGCTAAGCCGCCTGGCCTCTAGTGTTCAACTTTTACTTGCTGACAGTTAAGGAATCGTGATACGTAATCTGCATTATCTCGCTTCATATTATTCTAgcaataaatatccttcaaaacaTGATACATTTTAGTAGAACCTGGATGT from Nicotiana tomentosiformis chromosome 11, ASM39032v3, whole genome shotgun sequence encodes:
- the LOC104110291 gene encoding uncharacterized protein; this encodes MKLIQEQLKIAQSRQKSYTDIRRRDLEFREGDYVFLKVSPMKGIMRFGRKGKLSPSYIGPYSILERIGLVAYRLGLPPELSSLHPVFHVSMKKYFHYPSHVIDRHDREFNDTLSYEEVPVDVIDMQVRRLRTKDVASVKVMWSNHLVEKATWEQEEAMKEKYPYLFEFWRSVAHLGLKWRKSNFWRF